TGCTGATGACGCCCGACGGCAAGACCGTCGAGGCGGAGGCCGCGCACGGCACCGTCACCCGCCACTATCGCCAGCACCAGGAAGGCAAGGCGACCAGCACCAATCCGATCGCCAGCATCTTCGCCTGGACCCGCGGCCTGATGTATCGCGGCAAGTTCGACGGCACGCCCGACGTGGTGCGGTTCGCCGAAACCCTGGAGAAAGTCTGCATCAACACGGTCGAACGCGGCCAGATGACCAAGGATCTGGCGCTGCTGATCGGCCCCGGCCAGAACTGGCTGACGACCGAGCAGTTCTTCGAAGCGATCGTGAACAATCTCGAAACCGAGATGGCCGACTGGAAGTGAAACGATTTCCCCCTTCCGCCGTTGTTCGAACAGTGACGGAAGGGGGACTATTCACCAGTGGCTAGAGCACCGAGGAAGAAGCCTGCGGCCCGCCGCAAGGCGCCCGAACGGTTCGGCAAGCGCCGGCTGGAAGTCCGCAATGCGCGGGCGAAGGACATTCGCGGCATCGCCGCGCTCGTCCGCCGGGTGTATGAGGATATGCCCGCCTATACCCACGGCGAGATTCGCGGGCAGATCAACAATTTTCCGGAAGGCTGCTTCGTCGCCCTGCTCGACGAGGAAGTCGTCGGCTATTGCGCGACCATGCAGATCGCCGAAGCGCTGGCGTTTCAGGAACATACCTGGGACGAAATCACCGGCAACGGATTCGGCAGCCGGCACGATCCGACCGGCGACTGGCTCTATGGCTACGAAATGTGCGTCGATCCCAAGGTGCGCGGCGTGCGTATCGGCCGGCGCCTTTACGAAGAACGCCGCGCGCTGGCCGAGGAACGCGACCTTGCCGGAATAGTCTTCGCCGGCCGCATGCCCAACTATCGCCGCAACAAGCGCAAGGTGGACGGGCCGGAAGATTACCTCGAACAAGTGGTTGCCGGGCGGCTTCACGATCCGGTCCTGCGCTTCCAGCTCGCCAACGGGTTCGAACCGGAACGGATCATCGCCGGCTATCTGCCCGAAGACAAGAAATCCGAAGCCAACGCCGTGATGATGGTCTGGCGCAACCCTTATGTGGAGCGCGACCAGCCAGCGAAGAAGCGCCTGCCGCGCGGGGTGGAGGCAGTGCGCGTGGCGACCTGCCAGCTCCAGGCACGGGCCGTCGCCGACTATGCCGAATTCATGCGCGCGATCGAATATTTCGTCGATGTGGCAAGCGATTACGAATCGGACTTCATCGTCTTTCCTGAAATGTTCACGCTCCAGCTCCTCAGTTTCGAGGAGAAGGTTCTGTCGCCGGTGGAGGCGATTGCGCGCCTTTCGGAATATACCCCGCGGATCAAGACCGACCTGTCCGACATGGCGATGCGCTACAACATCAATATCGTCGCCGGATCGCACCCGACGCGGATGGACGACGACGATATTCACAACGTCGCCTATGTCTGCCTGCGCGATGGATCGGTGCACGAGCAGGAGAAGATCCACCCTACCCCCAACGAACGGTACTGGTGGAACATTCGCGGCGGCGATTCAATTGATGTGATCCCGACCGACTGCGGGCCGATCGGGGTGCTGATCTGTTACGACAGCGAATTTCCCGAACTTGCCCGCCGCCTGGCCGACGAAGGCGCGCGAATCATCTTCGTCCCGTTCTGCACCGACAGCCGCCAGGGCTATCTGCGTGTCCGCTATTGCGGGCAGGCACGCGCGATTGAAAACCAGTGCTTCGTCGTCCTGTCGGGCAATGTCGGCAACCTGCCCAACGTCGCCAACATGGATATCCAGTACGCGCAGAGCTGTATCCTCACGCCCTGCGATTTCCCCTTCGCGCGCGACGGTATCGCGGCGGAAGCGAGCGAGAACGTCGAAACGCTGACGATCAGCGACATCAACCTGGCCGACCTGTCCTGGGCCCGCGCCGAAGGCACCGTGCGCAACCTGGCCGACCGGCGGTTCGACCTCTACCGCATCGAATGGGACGAAGGCGGGAAACACCCCGGCAAACCGCGCCCCCGCCGCGAACCGCTCGGCCCCTCGACCGTCGGCGGAGGTTAGCGTTGCTGCGGCGCCTGGGGTGAACGAACCCGCTCGCGCCGGACGCCAAGCCCGATCACCCGGCCGGGAATACGCCGCAACAGCGGAAAACGGTCCAGCAGCCGCACGATCCACGGTGCACGCTCTATCGGCCGGCCCGAAAGAACCCGGCCGATCACATTGTCCTGAAGCGTCTTCTGCCCGGTCTGGATCACCCGCGTCGGGAACAGACGCCGCTTCTGCACGCGGTTCAGCAGCGGATCGGGGTCCGCCCCACTCACCATCGGGCCGGCGAGCAGGTTGGCCGCGGCCACGGCATCCTGAATTGCAAGATTGATCCCGATACCGCCGATCGGGCTCATGGCATGGGCCGCGTCACCGATCGCCAGCAGGCCTGGCCGATGCCAGCGCGTCAGCCGGTCGAGCGAAACCACGAGCAGCTTCAGATCGTCGATGCTGTCGGGCTCTCCATCCGTCGGAAAACGGATATCGGGAAACGCGGCGGCGACCTGCGCGCGCACCCACGCCACGCCGCGCGCCCTGACCGCATCGGCCCCGCCCTTGGGCACCAGAAACGCCGTCTGCCAATATGTTCCGCGGTCGATCAGAATCACCATACGCCCGGTCTCCACCGATCCGCGCAGTGCATCGCCGGGATTATCGGCCTTGCCGAGATGGAACCAGAGCACGTCCATCGGCGCGCCCAGACTTTCCAGCGGAAGCAGATCTTGCGAGCGCACCAGCGAATCGCGCCCATCTGCCATGATGGTCAGCCGCGCGCGCAGCTCTTCACCGCCGGCAAGGCGCACGCCTGCGACCCGCCCATCTTCCTCTACCAGCGCATCGGCGCGCGATTCCATTCGCAGGCGAAAGCCGGGAAAGGCGGCCGCTTCGCTCCGCAGAAAATCGAGAAACTCCCACTGCGGCATCATCGCGATGAATGGCGCGGCCACCGACAGATGCGACAGGTCGCCCACGGTATAATCCCGGCCGGCGAAACGAACTTCCGCGTGGTCGAGCCGGTCGTGCGGCCGCGCGAGGAAGCGGTCCAGCATGCCGAGTTCGTGAAGCAGTTCCATCGTCGACGGGTGCACCGTGTCGCCGCGGAAATCGCGGAAGAAGTCGGCGTGCTTCTCCAGCACCGTGACTTGCAGGCCCGCGCGTGCAAACAGAAGCCCGGCCATCATCCCCGCCGGTCCGCCACCGACAATGACGATGTCGCGCAATTTGGTTTCGCCCATGCCGTGACAATGCCCGTCCCGCCGGTTAGGTGCAATCCATGGCCGGCGAGATTGCACCTACCCCTGCGCTATCGGATGCATTGGTGATTCTCGGCGCGGCAGGGATCGTCATTCCGGTCTTCACGCGTTTTCGCATCACCCCCGTGATCGGGTTCATCCTGATCGGCCTGGCAGTCGGGCCGTTCGGTCTGGGCAAGCTGGTTTACGAATACCCCTGGCTGGGGCACGTGACGATCAGCGATCCGGAGGGGCTGGAGCCCTTTGCCGAATTCGGGATCATCCTGCTGCTGTTCTCAATCGGCCTGGAATTATCCTTCAACCGATTGTGGCAATTGCGAAAACTCGTTTTCGGCCTCGGCGCGCTGGAACTGCTGATCATCGGTAGCTGTCTGGCGATCGCGCTATCGATGATGGGGCAGTACTGGACCGGCGCGATCGGCCTGGGGCTGGCGCTGGCGTTATCATCCACTGCCATTGTGCTGCCGATAGCGGGGACGCATTCGCCCGTCGGGCGCGCGGCGCTGGCCATGCTCCTGTTCGAAGATATCGCCATCGTGCCGATCATCTTCATGCTGGGCGCGATGGCCCCCAACGCCCAGGCCGAAGGGTGGGAGGGGCTGGTCGATACGCTGTGGCAGGGCGGGCTGGTCGTCGTCGCG
The nucleotide sequence above comes from Pelagerythrobacter marensis. Encoded proteins:
- a CDS encoding carbon-nitrogen hydrolase family protein, translating into MARAPRKKPAARRKAPERFGKRRLEVRNARAKDIRGIAALVRRVYEDMPAYTHGEIRGQINNFPEGCFVALLDEEVVGYCATMQIAEALAFQEHTWDEITGNGFGSRHDPTGDWLYGYEMCVDPKVRGVRIGRRLYEERRALAEERDLAGIVFAGRMPNYRRNKRKVDGPEDYLEQVVAGRLHDPVLRFQLANGFEPERIIAGYLPEDKKSEANAVMMVWRNPYVERDQPAKKRLPRGVEAVRVATCQLQARAVADYAEFMRAIEYFVDVASDYESDFIVFPEMFTLQLLSFEEKVLSPVEAIARLSEYTPRIKTDLSDMAMRYNINIVAGSHPTRMDDDDIHNVAYVCLRDGSVHEQEKIHPTPNERYWWNIRGGDSIDVIPTDCGPIGVLICYDSEFPELARRLADEGARIIFVPFCTDSRQGYLRVRYCGQARAIENQCFVVLSGNVGNLPNVANMDIQYAQSCILTPCDFPFARDGIAAEASENVETLTISDINLADLSWARAEGTVRNLADRRFDLYRIEWDEGGKHPGKPRPRREPLGPSTVGGG
- a CDS encoding FAD-dependent oxidoreductase; the protein is MGETKLRDIVIVGGGPAGMMAGLLFARAGLQVTVLEKHADFFRDFRGDTVHPSTMELLHELGMLDRFLARPHDRLDHAEVRFAGRDYTVGDLSHLSVAAPFIAMMPQWEFLDFLRSEAAAFPGFRLRMESRADALVEEDGRVAGVRLAGGEELRARLTIMADGRDSLVRSQDLLPLESLGAPMDVLWFHLGKADNPGDALRGSVETGRMVILIDRGTYWQTAFLVPKGGADAVRARGVAWVRAQVAAAFPDIRFPTDGEPDSIDDLKLLVVSLDRLTRWHRPGLLAIGDAAHAMSPIGGIGINLAIQDAVAAANLLAGPMVSGADPDPLLNRVQKRRLFPTRVIQTGQKTLQDNVIGRVLSGRPIERAPWIVRLLDRFPLLRRIPGRVIGLGVRRERVRSPQAPQQR